The following are encoded together in the Desulfococcus multivorans genome:
- a CDS encoding phage holin family protein: MSSNVANKDTTTQRDSLSELLGQLANNSAAVVHDEIELVIQGIREKAAAVRSGFFTAVTGAAIGFAGFLSLCTALIIGLSAYMAPVMAALVTGAALALIGAVIAFMGYRQLKKSIRNP; the protein is encoded by the coding sequence ACACGACAACACAGCGCGACTCCCTCAGTGAACTGTTGGGACAGCTTGCCAACAACTCGGCTGCTGTGGTTCACGACGAGATCGAGCTCGTGATCCAGGGAATTCGCGAAAAGGCGGCGGCTGTCCGCAGCGGATTTTTCACCGCCGTGACAGGAGCGGCTATCGGTTTTGCCGGATTCTTGTCTCTTTGCACCGCATTGATTATCGGGCTTTCCGCTTATATGGCCCCCGTCATGGCGGCGCTTGTCACTGGAGCGGCGCTTGCTTTAATCGGAGCCGTCATTGCCTTCATGGGTTACAGGCAATTGAAGAAGTCGATCCGTAACCCATAG